A single region of the Aeromicrobium chenweiae genome encodes:
- a CDS encoding dihydrofolate reductase family protein, protein MARLLYSTNVSLDGRISDGQGRFDWSEPSTELHQYYNDLFRPVGTHVYGRRLYDSMVVWETLDDEDAVLRDFAGIWRSADKVVHSRTLERPGSARTRIEPDFDPAAVRALVDAADRDVLIGGAELAGQALASGIVDDLHTFVYPVVVGDGPRYLPDGVRMDLELVGQRRFGNGVVHLQHRVLR, encoded by the coding sequence ATGGCACGGCTGCTCTACTCCACCAACGTCTCGCTCGACGGCCGCATCAGCGACGGGCAGGGACGCTTCGACTGGTCCGAACCGAGCACCGAGCTGCACCAGTACTACAACGACCTGTTCCGGCCGGTCGGCACGCACGTCTACGGCCGGCGCCTGTACGACTCGATGGTCGTCTGGGAGACGCTCGACGACGAGGACGCCGTGCTTCGCGACTTCGCCGGGATCTGGCGGTCGGCGGACAAGGTCGTCCACTCGCGGACGCTCGAGCGTCCCGGCTCCGCCCGCACGCGGATCGAGCCGGACTTCGACCCGGCCGCCGTCCGCGCCCTGGTGGACGCCGCCGACCGCGACGTGCTCATCGGTGGTGCCGAGCTCGCGGGCCAGGCCCTCGCGTCAGGGATCGTCGACGACCTCCACACCTTCGTCTACCCGGTCGTCGTCGGTGACGGCCCCCGCTACCTGCCCGACGGTGTGCGGATGGATCTCGAGCTGGTCGGGCAGCGTCGGTTCGGCAACGGGGTCGTGCACCTGCAGCACCGCGTCCTGCGATGA
- a CDS encoding class I SAM-dependent methyltransferase, whose translation MSLAFDPTSAYDAAFSGKATHVVDDSGERQPFAVGVWSSEPDWVDHELFIAPCDAATLDVGCGPGRLVGEISRRDVPALGIDVSIEAVRQTRYRGASALLGDIFKTVPGEGTWQYALLADGNLGIGGDPVRLLTRLRDVLTPEGVVIAEVAEHGAGLVREERQLLVEGRLSVPFDWAVVGLDAIDDVAAEAGMQVAATSSVGGRHTATMIRRGQ comes from the coding sequence ATGAGCCTGGCCTTCGACCCGACCAGCGCCTACGACGCTGCCTTCTCCGGCAAGGCGACGCACGTCGTCGACGACAGCGGGGAACGTCAGCCGTTCGCCGTCGGCGTGTGGTCGTCCGAGCCCGACTGGGTGGACCACGAGCTGTTCATCGCCCCGTGCGACGCGGCGACGCTCGACGTCGGCTGCGGGCCGGGCCGGCTGGTCGGGGAGATCTCGCGGCGGGACGTCCCGGCGTTGGGCATCGACGTGTCGATCGAGGCGGTGCGCCAGACCAGGTACCGCGGCGCGTCCGCGCTCCTCGGCGACATCTTCAAGACGGTCCCGGGAGAGGGGACGTGGCAGTACGCGCTGCTGGCCGACGGCAATCTCGGCATCGGCGGCGACCCGGTGCGGCTGCTCACCCGCCTCCGGGACGTGCTGACGCCCGAGGGCGTCGTGATCGCCGAGGTCGCGGAGCACGGTGCGGGTCTGGTGCGTGAGGAGCGCCAGCTGCTGGTCGAGGGGCGGCTCTCGGTGCCGTTCGACTGGGCGGTGGTGGGACTCGACGCGATCGACGACGTCGCCGCCGAGGCCGGGATGCAGGTCGCCGCCACGAGCTCGGTCGGTGGCCGGCACACTGCGACGATGATCCGCAGGGGTCAGTGA
- a CDS encoding glycosyltransferase family 2 protein: MVMSTCDVIIPCRDEAAALPIVLAHVPAGWAAIVVDNGSTDGTADVARALGATVVDEPLPGYGAAVHAGVLASEAEFVAVIDGDASMLVAELEPMLDAVRSGDVTMAVGRRRPVVRGVWPWHARIGTYLLATWIRRRSAFPIHDLAPMRVCRRDDLLALDVQDRRFGYPLELMLRAARAGWTVQEVDVSYAARAAGTRSKVSGSVKGTARVVQDFAKVLR; this comes from the coding sequence ATGGTCATGAGCACCTGCGACGTCATCATCCCCTGCCGGGACGAGGCTGCCGCGCTGCCCATCGTCCTGGCGCACGTCCCCGCAGGCTGGGCCGCCATCGTCGTCGACAACGGGTCGACGGACGGGACGGCGGACGTCGCCCGGGCGCTCGGCGCGACCGTCGTGGACGAGCCTCTCCCCGGGTACGGCGCGGCTGTGCATGCCGGTGTCCTCGCTTCCGAGGCGGAGTTCGTGGCCGTGATCGACGGCGATGCGTCGATGTTGGTGGCCGAGCTGGAGCCGATGCTCGACGCCGTGCGCTCGGGTGACGTGACGATGGCGGTCGGGCGGCGCCGCCCCGTCGTGCGCGGTGTCTGGCCGTGGCACGCCCGCATCGGCACCTACCTGCTAGCGACCTGGATCCGACGCCGCAGCGCGTTCCCCATCCACGACCTGGCGCCGATGCGGGTCTGCCGCCGCGACGACCTGCTGGCCCTGGACGTGCAGGACCGCCGGTTCGGCTACCCGCTGGAGCTCATGCTGCGGGCCGCCCGCGCGGGCTGGACCGTGCAGGAGGTCGACGTGTCGTACGCCGCGCGCGCCGCCGGCACCCGGTCGAAGGTCTCCGGCTCCGTGAAGGGCACCGCCCGGGTCGTGCAGGACTTCGCGAAGGTGCTGCGATGA
- a CDS encoding ABC transporter ATP-binding protein has protein sequence MIRAQGLTKTYGDKTAVDGLDFTVEPGRVTGFLGPNGAGKSTTMRMALGLDTPSRGSVTVNGHRYESSPAPLREVGALLEAHAIHPGRSARDHLRWLAASNGIPTTRVGEVLEQVGLDTVAGQRAGRFSLGMGQRLGIAAALIGDPAVVILDEPVNGLDPEGIRWVRQLARQLADEGRTVFVSSHLMSEMALMADHLIVIGRGTILADCSMQQFMADHAASYVRVRAPQSTDVEALLVGRGLEVNRVADELRVQGLEAPAVGELIGSHGLLLHELTLVRSSLEDAFMALTADSVEYHAKAADEIKAVRR, from the coding sequence ATGATCCGCGCCCAGGGACTCACCAAGACGTACGGCGACAAGACCGCCGTCGACGGCCTCGACTTCACCGTCGAGCCCGGCCGGGTCACCGGCTTCCTCGGCCCCAACGGCGCCGGCAAGTCCACGACGATGCGCATGGCGCTCGGGCTCGACACGCCGTCCAGGGGCTCGGTGACGGTCAACGGCCACCGGTACGAGTCGTCGCCCGCGCCGCTCCGTGAGGTGGGCGCGCTGCTCGAGGCGCACGCGATCCACCCGGGACGGTCCGCCCGCGACCACCTGCGCTGGCTGGCGGCCAGCAACGGCATCCCGACGACCCGGGTCGGTGAGGTGCTGGAGCAGGTCGGTCTCGACACCGTCGCCGGACAGCGTGCGGGTCGCTTCTCGCTCGGCATGGGCCAGCGCCTCGGCATCGCCGCGGCCCTGATCGGCGACCCGGCCGTGGTGATCCTCGACGAGCCGGTCAACGGTCTCGACCCCGAGGGCATCCGATGGGTCCGTCAGCTGGCACGGCAGCTCGCCGACGAGGGTCGGACGGTGTTCGTCTCCAGCCACCTGATGTCGGAGATGGCGCTGATGGCGGACCACCTGATCGTCATCGGCCGGGGGACGATCCTCGCGGACTGCTCGATGCAGCAGTTCATGGCCGACCACGCAGCCTCGTACGTCCGGGTGAGGGCGCCGCAGTCCACCGACGTCGAGGCGCTCCTCGTCGGTCGCGGGCTCGAGGTCAACCGGGTCGCGGACGAGCTGCGCGTCCAGGGTCTCGAGGCTCCCGCGGTCGGCGAGCTGATCGGCAGCCACGGGCTGCTGCTGCACGAGCTGACCCTCGTGCGGTCCTCGCTCGAGGACGCATTCATGGCACTGACGGCCGACAGCGTGGAGTACCACGCGAAGGCCGCCGACGAGATCAAGGCGGTACGACGATGA
- a CDS encoding GNAT family N-acetyltransferase has product MTQLEIRRDDVTGAEVVALLEQHLAEMASHTPAESVHALPVDRLAGPDVTFWSAWSGGRLAGCGALKDLSPVHAEIKSMRVADDFRRQGVGEVVLLHLLDEARRRGATRVSLETGSNPPFEAARRLYARHGFVECEPFADYVLDPWSMFMTLRLP; this is encoded by the coding sequence ATGACGCAGCTGGAGATCCGCCGGGACGACGTCACCGGCGCCGAGGTCGTGGCGCTGCTGGAGCAGCACCTGGCGGAGATGGCCTCGCACACGCCCGCGGAGAGCGTCCACGCCCTGCCCGTCGACCGTCTCGCGGGCCCTGACGTCACGTTCTGGAGCGCGTGGTCGGGCGGGCGGCTCGCGGGCTGCGGCGCGCTCAAGGACCTCAGCCCGGTGCACGCCGAGATCAAGTCGATGCGGGTGGCCGACGACTTCCGGCGCCAGGGCGTCGGAGAGGTCGTGCTGCTGCACCTGCTCGACGAGGCCCGCCGCCGTGGCGCGACCCGGGTCAGCCTCGAGACCGGCAGCAACCCGCCGTTCGAGGCGGCGCGGCGGCTGTACGCCCGGCACGGGTTCGTGGAGTGCGAGCCGTTCGCCGACTACGTGCTGGACCCGTGGAGCATGTTCATGACCCTTCGGCTCCCGTAG
- a CDS encoding pseudouridine-5'-phosphate glycosidase, whose translation MTIPLSISPAVQSALDEGWPVVALESTIISHGLPRPENLDAARRFEQILTDMGVVPATIAVLDGELKAGLTDEELVRVANEDIPKLSVRDLPISLARAGSGATTVAATSYIANLAGIRVFATGGLGGVHRGASETFDESADLKVLSEVPVTVVAAGVKSILDIPATLERLESLGVIVLGYGTDKFPSFWLTDSGFQLDWSVPDASAVADVMASRDALGQPAAIMIGNPLPLTDQLDPEVHDRALADALRMADEQGLTGKEVTPFLLKTIVGLTGGDSLAVNLKIAENNIRVAGDIALSWAGRSK comes from the coding sequence GTGACGATCCCCCTGAGCATCTCGCCCGCCGTCCAGTCCGCCCTCGACGAGGGGTGGCCCGTCGTCGCCCTGGAGTCGACGATCATCTCGCACGGCTTGCCCCGGCCCGAGAACCTGGACGCGGCCCGCCGCTTCGAGCAGATCCTCACGGACATGGGCGTCGTCCCCGCGACGATCGCCGTGCTCGACGGTGAGCTCAAGGCCGGCCTGACCGACGAGGAGCTCGTCCGGGTCGCGAACGAGGACATCCCCAAGCTCAGCGTGCGGGACCTCCCGATCTCGCTGGCCCGCGCCGGCAGCGGCGCCACGACCGTCGCCGCGACCTCGTACATCGCGAACCTCGCGGGCATCCGGGTCTTCGCGACCGGAGGCCTCGGCGGCGTGCACCGCGGCGCCTCGGAGACGTTCGACGAGTCGGCCGACCTCAAGGTGCTCTCGGAGGTGCCGGTCACGGTCGTCGCGGCCGGCGTGAAGTCGATCCTCGACATCCCGGCGACGCTCGAGCGGCTGGAGTCGCTCGGTGTCATCGTGCTCGGCTACGGCACCGACAAGTTCCCGAGCTTCTGGCTGACCGACTCCGGCTTCCAGCTCGACTGGTCCGTCCCCGACGCGTCCGCCGTGGCGGACGTCATGGCCTCGCGGGACGCCCTCGGCCAGCCCGCCGCGATCATGATCGGCAACCCGCTGCCGCTCACCGACCAGCTCGACCCCGAGGTGCACGACCGGGCGCTCGCCGATGCCCTCCGCATGGCGGACGAGCAGGGGCTCACCGGCAAGGAGGTCACGCCGTTCCTGCTGAAGACGATCGTGGGCCTCACCGGCGGCGACAGCCTCGCGGTCAACCTCAAGATCGCCGAGAACAACATCCGGGTGGCCGGCGACATCGCGCTGTCCTGGGCCGGACGGTCGAAGTGA
- a CDS encoding TIGR04282 family arsenosugar biosynthesis glycosyltransferase, translated as MTAPTVLVVAKAPVPGQAKTRIATTVGDEAAAAVAAAALLDTLTTAAAVGWPLVVAMTGELSAATAHDEIAAALEPATVVQQRGDSFAQRLAHAHADADAGFGVVQVGMDTPQLTVADYLDAGRMVELGNRVIGPAKDGGWWLLGLPDPSAARALADVPMSQDDTLARTEEALGGDWIRLRTVRDMDTWEDAVVIAREAPISQLADAVARLESSRG; from the coding sequence ATGACGGCCCCCACCGTGCTGGTGGTGGCCAAGGCGCCGGTGCCCGGGCAGGCCAAGACCCGCATCGCCACGACGGTCGGGGACGAGGCCGCCGCCGCGGTCGCCGCCGCCGCGCTGCTCGACACCCTCACCACCGCAGCCGCGGTCGGCTGGCCGCTCGTCGTGGCGATGACCGGGGAGCTCTCGGCAGCGACCGCGCACGACGAGATTGCTGCGGCGCTCGAGCCGGCGACGGTCGTCCAGCAGCGGGGCGACTCGTTCGCCCAGCGCCTCGCCCACGCCCACGCGGACGCGGACGCCGGCTTCGGCGTCGTGCAGGTGGGCATGGACACCCCCCAGCTGACCGTGGCCGACTACCTCGACGCCGGCCGCATGGTCGAGCTCGGGAACCGGGTCATCGGCCCTGCGAAGGACGGCGGATGGTGGCTGCTGGGCCTTCCCGACCCGAGCGCCGCACGGGCGCTGGCCGACGTGCCGATGTCGCAGGACGACACGCTGGCGAGGACCGAGGAGGCGCTCGGCGGCGACTGGATCCGGCTGCGCACCGTCCGCGACATGGACACGTGGGAGGACGCCGTGGTGATCGCCCGCGAGGCCCCGATCTCGCAGCTCGCGGACGCGGTGGCGCGGCTGGAGTCGTCGCGCGGATGA
- a CDS encoding carbohydrate kinase family protein, whose protein sequence is MTVLVIGEALVDVVQRDGRDPEPHPGGSPFNVAVGLARLDVATLLAAQVGDDAYGELLREHLYDSEVELERLDPPPPRTSSAVATLAENGSASYDFDLTWEPAALPDAAAFEAVHVGSLGTALQPGASLVAGLVMSADAMGIPVSYDPNVRLTVEPDPLVWQRVFETIAPHAEIIKMSDEDAETLFPGEDPVDLVRRLAADHGIVAMTRGGDGAVIGAGSVVVEVPPAEVRVVDTIGAGDSFMSAMLAWCATYDWPSAGELDATELRDLAMYASSAAAITCSRPGADPPRTRELTP, encoded by the coding sequence ATGACGGTCCTGGTCATCGGCGAGGCACTCGTCGACGTCGTGCAGCGAGACGGTCGTGATCCCGAGCCGCACCCGGGCGGGTCGCCGTTCAACGTCGCGGTCGGGCTGGCCCGGCTGGACGTCGCGACCCTGCTCGCCGCGCAGGTGGGCGACGACGCGTACGGCGAGCTGCTCCGCGAGCACCTCTACGACTCGGAGGTCGAGCTCGAACGCCTCGATCCCCCGCCCCCGCGGACCTCCTCGGCCGTGGCCACGCTCGCCGAGAACGGCAGCGCCAGCTACGACTTCGACCTGACGTGGGAGCCCGCGGCCCTGCCCGACGCGGCCGCCTTCGAGGCGGTCCACGTCGGGTCCCTGGGCACCGCCCTGCAGCCCGGGGCGTCCCTCGTCGCGGGGCTCGTCATGAGCGCCGACGCGATGGGCATCCCCGTGTCGTACGACCCGAACGTCCGCCTCACCGTCGAGCCCGACCCCCTGGTCTGGCAGCGGGTGTTCGAGACGATCGCTCCGCACGCGGAGATCATCAAGATGAGCGACGAGGACGCCGAGACGCTCTTCCCCGGCGAGGATCCCGTCGACCTCGTGCGCCGGCTCGCTGCCGACCACGGCATCGTCGCGATGACCCGCGGCGGCGACGGAGCCGTCATCGGCGCCGGGTCCGTCGTGGTCGAGGTGCCGCCGGCCGAGGTCCGCGTGGTCGACACGATCGGCGCCGGCGACTCGTTCATGTCGGCGATGCTCGCGTGGTGCGCGACGTACGACTGGCCGTCCGCCGGGGAGCTCGACGCGACCGAGCTTCGCGATCTCGCGATGTACGCGTCGAGCGCCGCCGCGATCACCTGCTCGCGCCCCGGGGCCGATCCGCCGCGCACCCGCGAGCTGACTCCCTAG
- a CDS encoding molybdopterin-dependent oxidoreductase produces MRLPTVTDIERRIPRPEDFRSRARGPQLTARLGTAIGVCFAICFLTGLWSHVQYSTPGWLTLSPHPTQLYRWTQGLHVISGTAVIPLLLAKLWSVFPRLFARPPRGARALAVTALERASIAVLMGSSLFMLASGTLNIIGWYPWEFSFRRTHGAMAWVAIGSVLVHVAVKLPVIREALGQPTEDAPPAADAAAPTRRAVLQAAFVASGLAVLLTAGQSVPWLRRVSAFSVRPGDGPQDLPINRTAREAGTGTSALDPAWALEVTAGGRTVRLTRDDLLAMPQRTHRLPIACVEGWSRSAEWTGVPVRDVIALVGAGPDTDVVLRSLQTKGAFGSSRVVGNVVRDPRTLLALELNGETLDVDHGYPCRLIAPNRPGVFQTKWVDRLQVQS; encoded by the coding sequence GTGAGACTGCCGACCGTCACCGACATCGAGAGGCGGATCCCGCGTCCCGAGGACTTCCGCAGCCGCGCCCGCGGGCCCCAGCTCACCGCCCGGCTCGGCACTGCGATCGGGGTGTGCTTCGCGATCTGCTTCCTGACCGGCCTGTGGAGCCACGTCCAGTACTCGACGCCCGGGTGGCTGACCCTGAGCCCGCACCCGACCCAGCTCTACCGCTGGACGCAGGGCCTCCACGTCATCTCCGGCACCGCCGTGATCCCGCTGCTGCTGGCCAAGCTCTGGTCGGTCTTCCCCCGGCTGTTCGCCCGGCCGCCCCGAGGGGCCCGCGCGCTGGCGGTGACCGCACTCGAACGGGCGTCGATCGCGGTGCTGATGGGCTCGTCGCTGTTCATGCTGGCCAGCGGGACGCTCAACATCATCGGCTGGTACCCGTGGGAGTTCAGCTTCCGGCGCACGCACGGGGCCATGGCCTGGGTCGCGATCGGCTCGGTGCTCGTGCACGTCGCGGTCAAGCTGCCGGTGATCCGCGAGGCCCTCGGACAGCCCACCGAGGACGCACCGCCGGCTGCGGACGCTGCCGCTCCGACCCGGCGGGCCGTGCTCCAGGCGGCGTTCGTCGCCTCCGGGCTCGCGGTCCTGCTGACCGCGGGGCAGAGCGTGCCCTGGCTGCGGCGGGTGTCGGCCTTCTCGGTCCGTCCGGGTGACGGACCGCAGGACCTGCCCATCAACCGCACGGCCCGGGAGGCCGGGACCGGGACGAGCGCCCTGGACCCCGCGTGGGCGCTGGAGGTCACGGCCGGCGGCCGGACGGTGCGGCTCACCCGGGACGACCTGCTGGCGATGCCGCAGCGGACGCACCGGCTGCCCATCGCGTGCGTCGAGGGGTGGAGCCGCAGCGCCGAGTGGACCGGTGTCCCGGTACGGGACGTCATCGCGCTCGTCGGCGCCGGCCCCGACACCGACGTCGTGCTGAGGTCGTTGCAGACGAAGGGGGCCTTCGGCTCGTCCCGTGTGGTCGGCAACGTCGTGCGGGACCCCCGGACGCTGCTCGCGCTCGAGCTCAACGGCGAGACGCTCGACGTCGACCACGGCTACCCGTGCCGCCTGATCGCGCCGAACCGGCCCGGAGTGTTCCAGACCAAGTGGGTCGACCGGCTGCAGGTGCAGTCGTGA
- a CDS encoding AGE family epimerase/isomerase: protein MSDDTPGSPAWRAASRPPLLEFARRSQRPEGGFVWLDDTGQPDRDKRLELWINARMTYVFALAHLAGTSDTLPLVEHGVTAMSTLFHDDVNGGWYDEVGFDGTTVDGGKRCYGHAFVLLAAAAASAAGAQGAQALLDEAGDIHAHQFWEPHTGRCREELSEDWSVADTYRGANSNMHTVEAYLVAGDVTGDPHWHERALAICERIIGIHARSHGWRIPEHYDEDWTPLPEFNHESAADPFRPYGATPGHAFEWSRLLVQLAAAMEDPKPWMREAAEALFARAVEDTTEDGVPGLAYTTDWHGEPVVRERFHWVMAEAVLAAEALHAATGKALYAGLASRWWSEIDRHFVDAATGSWHHELSPSMEQSTRTWRGKPDAYHAFNALTLPDLPLAPSAPMTIGAQG from the coding sequence ATGAGCGACGACACCCCCGGAAGCCCCGCCTGGCGGGCCGCCTCTCGCCCGCCCCTGCTCGAGTTCGCCCGCAGGTCGCAGCGTCCCGAAGGCGGCTTCGTGTGGCTCGACGACACCGGCCAGCCGGACCGGGACAAGCGGCTCGAGCTGTGGATCAACGCCCGGATGACGTACGTCTTCGCGCTCGCCCACCTCGCCGGCACGAGCGACACCCTGCCGCTGGTCGAGCACGGCGTCACGGCGATGTCCACCCTGTTCCACGACGACGTCAACGGCGGCTGGTACGACGAGGTCGGCTTCGACGGGACGACCGTCGACGGCGGCAAGCGCTGCTACGGCCACGCCTTCGTCCTGCTCGCCGCAGCCGCCGCCAGCGCCGCGGGCGCCCAAGGGGCACAGGCCCTGCTCGACGAGGCGGGCGACATCCACGCGCACCAGTTCTGGGAGCCCCACACGGGCCGGTGCCGCGAGGAGCTCTCGGAGGACTGGTCGGTGGCCGACACCTACCGGGGCGCCAACAGCAACATGCACACGGTCGAGGCGTACCTGGTGGCCGGCGACGTCACCGGCGACCCCCACTGGCACGAGCGTGCGCTGGCCATCTGTGAGCGCATCATCGGGATCCACGCCCGGTCCCACGGCTGGCGCATCCCGGAGCACTACGACGAGGACTGGACGCCGCTGCCGGAGTTCAACCACGAGAGCGCCGCAGACCCGTTCCGTCCGTACGGCGCGACGCCGGGTCACGCCTTCGAGTGGTCCCGCCTGCTCGTGCAGCTCGCCGCGGCCATGGAGGACCCGAAGCCGTGGATGCGCGAGGCCGCCGAGGCGCTGTTCGCGCGGGCGGTCGAGGACACCACCGAGGACGGCGTGCCGGGGCTGGCCTACACGACCGACTGGCACGGAGAGCCCGTCGTGCGCGAGCGGTTCCACTGGGTCATGGCCGAGGCGGTCCTCGCCGCGGAGGCCCTGCACGCGGCCACCGGCAAGGCGCTGTACGCAGGACTGGCGAGCCGTTGGTGGTCCGAGATCGACCGGCACTTCGTCGACGCCGCCACGGGCTCGTGGCACCACGAGCTGTCGCCGTCGATGGAGCAGTCCACCCGCACGTGGCGCGGCAAGCCCGACGCGTACCACGCGTTCAACGCCCTGACCCTGCCCGATCTCCCGCTGGCGCCCAGTGCCCCCATGACGATCGGAGCACAGGGATGA
- the dcd gene encoding dCTP deaminase has protein sequence MLLSDRDILAEIDAGRVALDPFDPGMIQPSSIDVRLDKFFRVFDNHKYPHIDPAADQSDLTREIEVDANDAFILHPGEFVLGSTYELVTLPDDIAARLEGKSSLGRLGLMTHSTAGFIDPGFSGHVTLELANVATLPIKLYPGMKIGQVCYFRLTSPAENPYGSTKYGSRYQGQRGPTASRSHANFHRTEI, from the coding sequence GTGCTTCTCTCCGACCGCGACATCCTTGCCGAGATCGATGCCGGACGGGTCGCGCTCGACCCGTTCGACCCGGGCATGATCCAGCCCTCGAGCATCGACGTGCGGCTCGACAAGTTCTTCCGGGTGTTCGACAACCACAAGTACCCGCACATCGACCCGGCGGCCGACCAGTCCGACCTGACCCGCGAGATCGAGGTGGACGCGAACGACGCGTTCATCCTGCACCCGGGCGAGTTCGTGCTCGGGTCGACGTACGAGCTGGTGACCCTTCCCGACGACATCGCCGCGCGGCTCGAGGGCAAGTCGTCGCTCGGACGGCTGGGACTCATGACGCACTCCACGGCGGGCTTCATCGACCCGGGGTTCTCGGGCCACGTGACGCTCGAGCTGGCCAACGTCGCCACGCTGCCGATCAAGCTCTACCCGGGCATGAAGATCGGCCAGGTCTGCTACTTCCGCCTCACCTCCCCGGCCGAGAACCCGTACGGGTCCACCAAGTACGGATCGCGCTACCAGGGCCAGCGTGGCCCGACGGCGTCCCGCTCGCACGCGAACTTCCACCGCACCGAGATCTGA
- a CDS encoding response regulator transcription factor: protein MTLGDRPHVLVVLRAAELRDDLRRHLELEDYDVSVAAGGSAGLAAARELEPDLVVLDAELGGMDGLEVCEHLRVDDASPVPIMLLTADGNEEEFARLTSGADDYVATPVGPAELARRIGSVLRRSLVASGPRPVAGLLTDGDLALNPVDRTAMRDGAALALTPREFDLLHFLIRHPGRAFRRKDLLHLVWGWEYADDSTVAVHVERVRSRVEEVPSHPRRLVTVKGVGYRWDPAPAS, encoded by the coding sequence ATGACGCTCGGCGATCGGCCCCACGTGCTCGTGGTGCTGCGCGCCGCCGAGCTGCGCGACGACCTCCGCCGGCACCTCGAGCTCGAGGACTACGACGTCAGCGTCGCGGCCGGTGGGTCCGCCGGCCTGGCCGCCGCCCGGGAGCTCGAACCCGATCTCGTGGTCCTCGACGCCGAGCTGGGCGGGATGGACGGACTGGAGGTCTGTGAGCACCTGCGCGTCGACGACGCGTCGCCGGTGCCGATCATGCTGCTCACGGCCGACGGCAACGAGGAGGAGTTCGCCCGCCTCACGAGCGGCGCCGACGACTACGTCGCCACCCCGGTGGGCCCGGCCGAGCTCGCCAGACGCATCGGCTCGGTGCTGCGCCGCAGCCTGGTCGCGTCCGGCCCCCGGCCGGTGGCCGGCCTGCTGACCGACGGCGACCTCGCGCTCAACCCGGTGGACCGCACGGCGATGCGCGACGGTGCGGCGCTGGCCCTCACGCCGCGGGAGTTCGACCTGCTCCACTTCCTCATCCGGCATCCCGGCCGGGCGTTCCGCCGCAAGGACCTCCTGCACCTGGTGTGGGGCTGGGAGTACGCCGACGACTCGACCGTCGCGGTCCACGTCGAGCGGGTGCGGAGCCGGGTCGAGGAGGTCCCGTCCCATCCTCGACGCCTCGTGACGGTCAAGGGCGTGGGCTACCGCTGGGACCCTGCCCCCGCCTCATAG
- a CDS encoding carbohydrate kinase family protein: protein MILVVGDLVDDIGVRPLGTVNAASDTVSEIRMTAGGSAANVAAWLGHLGADVRFVGRCGADAVDRHRSALAAYGVDARITGDPHLPTATIVLTLDEAADRTMYVDRAANTTLTDEHVPAEVWDGVTWLHLTGYSFFDDGVRPVALRLVEEARRRGAGVSIDPSSLGFLEKAGRDAVLAWLGGADLVFPNDDEQRFLQLAGDGIVLTRGADGAALGGHEVAALETDVVDTVGAGDAFAAGFLSRWTSGGDAAASLSAGARAAAECVAVRGARPVARTGG from the coding sequence GTGATCCTCGTCGTCGGGGACCTGGTCGACGACATCGGCGTACGCCCCCTCGGCACGGTCAACGCGGCCAGCGACACCGTCTCGGAGATCCGGATGACGGCCGGCGGATCGGCCGCGAACGTCGCGGCCTGGCTCGGCCACCTGGGCGCCGACGTGCGCTTCGTGGGCCGTTGCGGCGCGGACGCCGTCGACCGGCACCGATCGGCCCTCGCGGCGTACGGCGTGGACGCCCGCATCACCGGCGACCCGCACCTGCCCACCGCGACGATCGTGCTGACGCTGGACGAGGCGGCCGACCGCACGATGTACGTCGACCGCGCCGCGAACACGACGCTGACCGACGAGCACGTGCCCGCCGAGGTGTGGGACGGCGTGACGTGGCTGCACCTGACGGGCTACTCGTTCTTCGACGACGGCGTGCGCCCGGTCGCGCTGCGGCTCGTGGAGGAGGCCCGCCGTCGCGGAGCCGGAGTCAGCATCGACCCCAGCTCGCTGGGCTTCCTCGAGAAGGCTGGACGGGATGCCGTCCTGGCCTGGCTCGGGGGCGCCGACCTGGTCTTCCCGAACGACGACGAGCAGCGGTTCCTGCAGCTCGCCGGCGACGGGATCGTGCTCACGCGTGGCGCCGACGGCGCGGCACTCGGCGGGCACGAGGTCGCCGCGCTCGAGACCGACGTCGTCGACACGGTCGGTGCCGGTGACGCGTTCGCGGCCGGCTTCCTCAGCCGCTGGACCAGCGGTGGGGACGCCGCGGCGTCCCTGTCGGCCGGGGCCCGGGCCGCCGCGGAGTGTGTCGCCGTCCGCGGCGCCCGTCCCGTCGCCCGCACGGGCGGCTAG